DNA sequence from the Halococcus salsus genome:
GTCGGCGACCTCGCGAGCACCTACTTCGTGGTCTGGATCCTGGCCTTCGCGGGTGCGGCGCTCGTCACCCCCGACTCGTTCACGTGGATCACGCCGTACATCACGCCGCTGCTGGGGGTCATCATGCTCGGGATGGGACTCACGCTCCGTCCGGTGGATTTCGAGCGGATCGCCGAGCGCCCGCGCGACGTCGCCGTCGGCGCGATAGCCCAGTGGGTCGTGATGCCGGTCGCGGCGTGGGTTCTCACCGTCGTCCTCTCCCTGCCGCCCGCGCTCGCGGTCGGCGTGATACTCCTCGGGGCAGCCCCCGGCGGGACGGCCTCGAACGTGATGACCTATCTCGCCGACGGTGACGTGGCGCTCTCGGTCTCGATCACGACCGTGACGACGCTCGCCGCCCCGGTCGTGATGCCGGCGTGGGTTGTCGCGCTCGCGGGCGAACAGTTGCAGGTCACCTTCGCCGAGATGTTTTCGAGCATCGTGCAAGTCGTGCTGATCCCCGTCGTCGCGGGGTTCGCTCTTCGACTCCTCCTCGACCGCTACGCGCCGCGGGTCGCCGAGGCCGGCCTGAACGTCTTTCCCGCGGTCAGCGTGGTCGCCATCGTCGCCATCGTGGCCGCGGTGGTCGGCGCGAACGTCTCGAACATTCTGGGGGCCGGTCTGGTGGTCTTCGTCGCGGTGGTCGCCCACAACGCGGTCGGTCTCGGGGCGGGCTACGGCGTCGGCCGCGCGACCGGCATGAGCGAGGACCGGGTTCGGGCGTGTACCTTCGAGGTCGCCCTCCAGAACAGCGGGCTCGCGGTGGCGCTCGCGACGGCCTACTTCAGCCCGCTCGCCGCGCTCCCGCCCGCGCTGTTCAGCGTCTGGCACAACATCTCGGGCCCCGCGGTCGCGACCTACTTCTCGCGTCGGTCGGGGACCGCTCGGACGGACGCGACCCCGACGGGCGACGACTGAAGGGAGGGTTTTTGCGTGCCGACGATGAGGGGCGGATATGAGCGATTTCGACCTGGACCTGCAGGCCATCGAAGGCGAGATCGACGAGGCGGACGGCGCGGCGACGCGGGTCGTCCTCGGCGTGCTCGACGGCGGAACCCCGAAGTCCGAGTGGGTCGCCGAGATCGAGTCGGGCGGCGTGCTCGTACTCGCGGTCGAGGGCGACCTCAACCGGCTCGCCGGCGGTTTCGCGCGCGACGTCCGCGAGCTCGGTGGCGAACTCATCCACTTCCGGCAGTTCCTGATCGTGACCCCGCCGGGCGTCAGCATCGACACCGATCGATTGGGATAGCCCGACGGCCGCGTCGCCCTCGCCGGACGGACGGAACCATTATTCGGCCGACGCGTGTATCCGGCCCATGGATCTCCGAGACCGGGTAGCGGAGGCGAGGGACACGGCTACGACGACCGCCTCCGGTGCCAAAGAGACCGTCTCCGAGAAGGCCGGCGAGGCGAGAGGACGAGCCTCCGACGCCACGGGAACGGCTTCGACCGTGGTCTCGACGGCGACCCAGGCGGTTTCGGGGAGGGCCGACGACGCAAGAGGCCGTATCACGGCGCGGCTTCCCGACCGGCTGGTCGACGGTTCGGTCGTGCGCGAGCGGGTCGGGAACGGACCATCCGTCCACCGGTTGACGTCGGTGTCCTACGAACGGTTCGCGTTGCCGGACGTCCGCGTGCGACCGGCCCTCGAACGGGGTGGCGACAGGGCCGCCACCGTCGCGCGGGAAGCCGACTTCCGACGGGTGTTCCGGTTCGGGAAGGACGGGTTCGCGTACGGGAAGACGGTCGGTGACTACGTTCCCGTCGTCGGGAGCTACCTCCCCTACCTCGGGTTCGCGACGGGCATCGGTGTCGGCGTGCTGGACGACATCGACGTCCTCACGGCCGACGCGGTCGCCGAGCTCTCCGCGTCGCTCTCGGAAGCGCTGGAGCAGGTCGTTCGAAGCGACGGCGGGGACCCCAGCGAGCGCCCGGTCACCGACGCCGTTGCGGACCCCGTGTCCGAAAAACGGGGGGCGGGCGGACCGCAGGAGCTCCTGGAGATGGACTACGAGGAGTTCGCCGGCAAACGGTAACATCGACGCCCCGGAGGGCCCCGGCCACCCCAAAACGGGCATCCTCGCCACCGACGGCCTCATCCCACGCGCCCCCGAAGGTGACGTATGCCGATGAAAGGTTCCGGCCGGGCGAGCTACGAGGAGATCGACCGGTTCGACGGCGGCGTTGGCTGGCTCGCCTACCCGGACGAACGCATGGAACGCGCGAGCCACGCGCTCACGACCGACGAGGGTGTCTGGCTGGTCGATCCGGTGGACACCGAGGGGCTCGACGACCTGCTCGCCGCGGAGGGCGAGGTCGCGGGCGTCGTGATCCTGCTCGACCGCCACAAGCGCGACGCCGCAACGATCGCGACCAGACACGACGTCTCGGTCCACATCCCGTCGTGGATGGCGGGCGTCGCCGACGACATCGAGGCCTCGGTCGAGCGGTTCTCCGGCGAGCTCGGCGGAACGGGCTATCGCCTCCGGATGGTCGCGACCCCGCTCTGGCAGGAGGCGCTGCTCTACAACGAGGACGAGGGAACCCTGGTGGTTGCGGAGGCGGTCGGCACCTCGGAGTACATGCGAACCGGCGACGAGCGCCTCGGGGTCCACCCGATGCTCCGCCTCCTGCCGCCCCGCCGGTCCTTCCGGGACCTCTCGCCCGACCGGGTCCTGCTCGGTCACGGGGCCGGCGTCCACGACCACGCGAGCGCGGCGCTCTCCGCGGCGCTCTCGGGATCCCGTCGGCGCGCACCTGCGCTGTACGCGAAGGCCGTACGGCTGTTCCTCCCCGGATGACCGCTGGAGTACTGGCTGCCGACGGTCGGACCGGCCGATGAGGACCGTCCACGCGACCCGCGGGCTGGTCGACGGGCTGCTCGATTTCGCACGCGAGGCAGAACCCGAAGCGGTGACGATCCCGCTCGCGACCACGCTCGCGGGCGAGTTCGCGCCCGACCTCCCGCCCGAGACGCCCGTCTTCACGCACTTCTACTTCCCGGAGGCCGGCGGTGCGGTCTCGGCGGTCTTCGGTGTCGACCTCGGGGTTCCGGCCGGCCAGACCCAGGGGCGGTTCGTCTCACATCCCCAGGGGAGACTCGAACTCACCAAGGCCGACGACCTCCACGGGACGGTCTTCGTCGCGGTCGCGCCGTGGGAGCGGGCGTCGCTCGCGGCCTTCGGGCGCGACGGACGAAAGAAGTCGCTCGAACTCGTCGACACCGACCCGCCCGCGGAGTCCGTGGATCAGCCGAGGTAGCCGAGGTCCCGGAGCTGGTCGGTTATCTCGTCGAACTCCGCCTCGGTGAGCTCGCCCTGTTGTTGGTGCTGGATCACGATGCTTCGGAGCAGGAAACGAACGAGGTCGCTGGTGCTCGAAAAGCTGGTGCCCTCGATGGTCTCCTCGACCCGGTCGGCGAGGTCCTTCGGGATCGAGACGGTGGTGTAGTCGGTCATAGTAGGAGAAACACAGCCCGTCGGATAGTCGTTGTGCACTGTCCGCAGGGTTTTCGTCGCCCGAGCCGTACGGCAGGTATGGCCGCGCGCCCGCCCCAGGACGACCCCGCTGAACCCGACGCCATCACGTTCGGGATCGCCGCGCTCGACGGTCGCCTCGCCGAGGCCGACCTCACCTACCCGACGGACGCCGCGACGGTCGTCGAGACCCTCGGCGACCCCGAAATCCCCTACGACCCCGCCGGCCAGTCGATCCCGCTCTCGACGGCACTCGACGAGGCGGGTCCAACTCAATTCGAGGACGAGAACCGGTTGCTCGACGCCCTCCACCCCGTCTTCGAGGAGCGCCGGCAGTCCGCGTCCACGGGCTTGCTGGCGCGGCTCCGGGCGCTGTTCTAGTCGCGCTCCGCGCCGACGCGTTCGGCTGGTGGATCGGCGGACGGGTCGCGCTTCGGTGACCGGTCCGGCTCGTCGGCCGATCCGGCCCGCTCCATCGAACTGCCGGGCCGGCGGTAGTCCGTCCGCGGGCGGTCGGTCGCCTCCCGGTCGAGCAGCGCCTCGAACCGTCGGGTCTGTTCGCGGTTGATCGCGAGGATCATGTCCGAGAGCACGCCGAAGATCACCAGTTGGACGCCGACGATGATGGCGAAGGCCGCCGCGACCGCGAGCACCTCGTGGGAGACCCGGAGGGTGACCCACTCGACGAAGACGTAGGCCGCGACGGCGACCCCAGCGATCCCCGAGAGCACGCCTGCGCTCCCGAAGTAGAAGAGCGGGTTGTTGGTTTTCGCCAGCCGGTAGAGCGTGAGGAGGATCTTCGCGCCGTCGCGGACGGGTCTGAGGTTGGTCTCGGAGTTCTCGGGGCGGGCGTGATACTCTATCGGTACTACCGTGAGGGGAACCCCGTGTTTGACGCACTCGACGGCGAGTTCGGTCTCGATACCGAAGCCGTCCGAGCGCGGGTCACACTGCTCGAACGACTCGCGAGTGAACGCGCGGTAGCCGCTCAGCACGTCGCCGACGTCGCGACCGTGGATCGAGCGGAACGCCCGGTTGATCAGCCGGTTCCCGACGCCGTTGAACCGGGTCATCGCGCCGTCGGCCATGTCGGCGTAGCGGTCGCCGACGACGTGGTCGGCTTCCCCGGTGAGGAGGGGTTCGAGGAGCGCGTCGGCGTCGGCCGGACGGTACGTGCCGTCGCCGTCGAGCATCAGGAGGTAGGGAGCCGTCGAGCGCGCGACGCCCTCGCGAACCGCCTGGCCCTTGCCGGTGCCCCGCCCTTGTCCGGACTGCTCGACGACGCGCGCGCCGTTCTCGCGTGCGATCGCGACCGTGTCGTCGGTCGAGTGGCCGTCGACCACGAGCACGTCCTCGAACCCCCGTTCGCGGAACTCGCCGACGACGTCGCCGATCGTCGCGGCCTCGTTGTAGGTCGGGATCAGCACGCAGACGTCGCCGCGGTCGACCATTTCACCCACGTCGGCGACCCACGCGCAAAACCCTTCGGACTCGGTCGAACGCCGTCTCGAAGCCGCTTCCGACGGGGACCACCCCTGCCGACGAATGACAGCGCGTTTAGGGGCCTGGCGACGAAGGGGCGGGTATGAGCGACCCGACGGGGACCCTCGCCGACCTGGGTCTCACGGAGTACGAACGGCGGGCGCTGGCCGAGCTGTTCGAGCTCGGTCGGACCACCGCGCCGACGCTCGCGGGAGCGACCGGGGTGCCGAAGGCTCGTATCTACGGGGTGTTGGAATCGCTCTCCGACCAGGGCTTCGTCGAGGTGATACCCGGACGGCCGAAGGAGTACCACGCCCGGTCGCCGGCGGAGGTGCTCGACCGGGCGACCGAGAATCGCCGTCGGGAGTACGAGGCCTTCCGCGAGGAGGTCGAGGGGTCGCGCGAGGCCTTCCTCGCGGAGTTCGGCCCGCGATACGACGACGCGGTCGAGAGCCGGGACGACGAGCTGTTCTCGGTCGTGGACGTCGGCGAGCCGAGCGAGGCCGAGGCGCGCCGGCTCTACCGTACCGCCGAGACGGAGGTCCACGTCATCACGACGAGCTTCGAGTACCTCCCGACCGTCGAGACCGCGCTCGAAGAGGCCCTCGACAGGGGGATCGCGGTCCGGGTGCTCATGCTCCACCCCGACCACGTCCCGGGCGGGGAGCGCTCGCCCGCGGAGAAACGCGAGGTACAGGCCGGGATCGTCGACCGCCTCGCGACGGCGTACCCGGCGGTCGAGATCCGCTTTTCGACCGGCAAACTCCCGTGGCGCGGCACGTTCCGCGACCCGAGCGTGGCCTACGACTCGGGCGAAGCGGTTCTGCTCGTCGAGGAGAACGACGTCCCGAACGCGATCCGACAGGCCGCCGTCACGAGCAACGGCTCGTTCGTCGCCGGTCTCGAACGCTACTTCGAACTGATCTGGGAGTACGAGAGCTTGGCCGAGTACCCGGACCCGTCGCCGTCGAACTGACCCGGGTGACTACGTCCGTTCGTCCTCGGTGTAGCCGAGCGCCGCCAACCGCTCCTCGACCGCCGACGACGTTTCGCCCGACCCTTCATCCGCCGGTCGCGGGTCGGGCTCGCGGGTGTGGCGGTCGGTCGCGCTCGTCACGAACCACGGTACCTCGCGAAGAACGCTGAGAGGAACGTTCGGGTGGCCGTAGATACCCCACTCGCCCGCCGCGTTGCCGTGGTCGGCGGAGATAGCTACCCGGTCGGCATCGAGGTTCTCGAGGAGGACGGCCACGTCGTCGAGGACGTATCGAAGGTTCGCGGCGTAGGCGCGCCAGACTTCTCGCCGCGTGAACTCGCCGCGCCGGAGACCCTGCCAGGCCATCTCGCGACCGTCGCGCCATTCGTCGAGGGTCGAGACGTCGCCGAGCGGCCGCGGCACGCTCGGGAAGTGCGGTTGCATGTAGTGGACGATGAGCCGACCATCCGAATCGAGGTGGTCACGGCCCGCCCGGATCGCCCGGTCGGTGACGGTTCGTGCGGGCACGATCCCGACCCCGTCGTCCCAGCCGTCGCGCCAGACCTCGTCGAGGACGCGGAACCAGTCGGCGTCGAGGTACTGGTGCGTGAACGGGTTCGCACTGACGTGGACGGTGTCCGCCATCTCCTCTTCGTACCCATCGGAGAACGTCCGCTCCAGCCACTCGTAGGAGGTCGACCCTGGCGAGCGGTGGATGCCGGGTGAATCGAGGAAGTCGTAGGCCGGCGCGACCCCGCGCATGAGGTCGGCCCGGCAACCGTCGAGGATCAGGAGGGCGTCCCAGTCGCGGTCGTAGACGTTCACGCCGGGCTCGACGAAGCGGTCCGCCCGCCGGAGCGCACCGACCCGGAGTTCGTAGGCGCTCTCGTGGACGCCGGCCATCCCATCGCGGGCGACTCGCGCCCGGGTTTCGTCGATCCAGTCGGCGAGCGTCATCGTCTCGACAACCTCGATCCACTCCCAAAGGTCTGTCGGGGTCGGTTCAAGGGGACCAGTTCAGCGGTAGCCGAGCGCGCGGAGCCGGTCGTCGATCGCGAGGCGTTCGGTGGCGACGCCCTCGGACTCGGGGAGTCGGCTCGCGAGCGCGCGTAGACGATGGGGGTCGGGGTCGTCGGCCGGCGCGCGCTCGGCGGGGTCGGCGACGAGGTCGTAGAGTTCGGGGTCCCAGTCGCGGTTCGGGTACTCGACGTACTTCTCCGTCGAGGTTCGAAGGGCACGAACCCAGTTCTGCTTCCCGCGGAGCGCCGCGCCGCAGGCCCGGATGTAAGCCTCGCGGTCGTCGATTCCTTCGTCCGTCGGATCGCGCAGCGACTCGCCGTCGATACTCGCCTCCCAGTCGAACCCGAGCGCGTCGAGCAGCGTCGGGAAGGTGTCCACTTGGCGACAGACAGCGGTCTCGCGACCCGGTTCGATGTCGGGCCCCGAGAGGACGAGTGGGACGTTCGCGACGTGGTCGAAGACCGTCTCGCCGTGACCGTTCTCGACGAAGTGGTCGTGGATCGGTGCGGGTGCGAGGCTCTCCGTGAGGCGGTCGAGCCCCCGTTCCATCCTCCGAGTATCGACGCCGAACTCGTAGCGGACCTTGTCACGAGCGCGCTTCGTGACCCGGCGGAGGGGGTTGTGCCGCCACGTGATGCTCTCGCCGTGGTCGCCACAGAGCGCGACCACCGTGTTCTCGGGAACCGATTCGAGGAGGCGTTCGAGATGCGAGTCGAGCGCCGAGAGCGCGCGTTCGTAGGGCCAGCGACCGTACTCCTCGCTGTCGAAGTTCGGTGGAACCGTGATGGGTTCGTGGAGCTCCCAGAGGTGGAGATAACAGAAGGCGGGCTCCTCGGCTGCGAGCCGCGTTTCGAGTCCGGTCGGCTCCCAGCCGTCGAACAACGACTCGGTGTTCTCGCGGTAGCGGTAGGTGTCGAACCCCCGGTCGAGGTCGGTGTCGGCCACCAGCGGGCCGGTGACGAACGCGGTGGTGTCGTAGCCCGCCGCGGAGAGTCGTTCGGCCAGCGTCGAGACGTCGGGCGCGAGTCGGGCCTCCCGGAGCGAGCGGACGCCGTTTCCCTCGGCGTAGCGGCCAGTCATCATGCTCGCGACACAGGGGGTCGTCGTGGTGGCCGACGCGAAACAGTTGGCGTACGAGCGCCCACGCGCGACGAACGAGTCGAGAAACGGGGTCTCACCCCAGCTGTCGTCGATCGCGTCGCCGCGCAGACAGTCGACACAGAGGAGAAGCAGGTTCGGCGTGTCGGGCATCGAGTTGGTGTGGGTTGCGGAGGGGCGGGCTTCAAAACATCGATGGAAGCGGGCTCAGGGGATGGGGAGGTTCCGCCGAACCGTGGCGCGAAACCGGTTCGAGAGCCCGACGAGCCCGACGAAGTAGACCGCCCCGCCGAACGTGACTAGGCCGACCGTCCACGGCACGCCGGCGGGTGCGGGGCCGCGGGCCGCGAGAACCACGACGCCCATCGCGACGGCGGCGACGGCCTGGTTCGCGAGTTCGCGGGCGGGTATCGGAACGGCGATGACCTTTCGGAGTAGGGCGTAGCCGAGGACGAGTCCTACCGCCGCCGAGGTCGTGGTGGCGACCGCCGCGCCGAGCCAGCCGAAGGCGTAGACGAGACCGAGGTTGAGGACGAGGTTGGTGGCGACGAAGACCACGTTGACCCGGAAGGCGGCGTCGGGGCGGTCGACGGCCGCGAGGACGTTGGTGAGCTGGGACTCGTAGACGTAGAGCAAGCGCCCCACGACGAGCACGACGAGGACGGCGTAGCCCCGGGCGAACTCCCCGCCGTAGATCGCGAGCACCCGGTCGCCGACGACGAGACAGCCGACGAGGCCGGGCACCACGAACAGCCCCGAGAAGGCGATCGAGTCGTCGATCAGCCCACGGATCGCCTCCCGGTTCTCGGCGCTCGACAGCCGGCTGATAGCGGGAAAGAGCGTGGTGCTCACCGACGCGCCGAACACCGCGAGGATCGAGGCGAGGTTCCAGGCGACCTCGTAGATCCCGATCCGGCTCGAACTCACGGCAAAAATTGGAATCGCGAGCACGAGGGTGTCCATCGAGGCGAAGGTCCGTGATTCGAGCCCCGAGAACCACGAGTACTTGGCGTAGTCGAGCATGCTCGCGACCTGTGCGCGGGTCGGGAGCCGCGGTCGGAGACCGAGCAGTGCGATACCCACCATGCCCGTGACGAATTCCGCCGCCGCGAATCCCGTCAGGAGCCACTTGACCGTGCCGAGGCCAACGACCACGACCCCGATCTGGAGGAGGCCGCGAAGCAGGCGGTCGAACGGCCCGAGGAGCGAGGAGAGGTCTACTCGATGGCGGCCTTCGAGCGCGGCCCGGACCTGCCAGACGAGGAGTCCAGTGAAGAGGAGGACGACCAGGAGAATCGCGGCGTCGGTCCGGAGATAGTCGTTGACCGGGCCGCGGAAGATCAGGATCGCCGCCGCGAGGAGGACGAACGCGAACGTCTGCAGCGAGAGCCCGCCGCCGAAGAAGTTCGCCTCGTCGGAGCCCTCGCTGATGCGCTTTCGGGTCGCCATCTGGATGCCCTGGCCGCCGAGGACCTTCCCCCAGACCACGACGGCCGCGACGAGGTAGTACTCCCCGAGCACCGCGCTCCCGAGTTCGCGCGCGAGGTAGATCGTCACCACGAAGCCGAAGACCGAGGTCGCGACCTCCGAGACGAAGTTGACGACGGAGGTCTGGCCGATCCGCATCAGCGACTCACGGGACCCACCCACGCGTCCCTGGGTTGGAGGATCGCGGGGGAGACACGCGCGTCATCACTCCGCGTAGCCGAGGTCGCGGAGGCGCTGTTTCGTGGTCTCGTCCATCGCCACGGTCGAGAGGTCGTCGTCGGTCGCGACTATCGTCCGGCGGTGGTCGTCGAGGATCGCCTCGATGCGCTCGCACTCGTCGGGGTGGTCGGCCGCGACGTCCGCCTCTTCGTCGGGATCACTCCGAAGATCGTAGAGCGCGCCCGTCCCGTCGCGCTCGACGTACTTCCAGCGACGGTCGCGGTAGGCGTAGCGGTGCTCGCCCTCGCCGGTGTTCTCGGCCGACCAATCCCCGACGACGTGCTCGCGCGGCCACTCCCCGGTTCCGTCGAGCAGCGGGCGAAGGCTGTGGCCGTGGAAGGCTTCGGACTGCGTCCCGCCCGCGTAGTCCACGATGGTCGGGGTCAGGTCGAGCAGTCCGACGAGTTCGTCGTGCGTCTTCGGCTCGTTGGCTCCGGTTCCGGGGTCGACCACCAGCGGGACGTGGAGCACCTCGTCGAAGAAGGTCTGTGAGTGGCCGAACTCTCCATGCTCGCCGAGCGCTTCACCGTGGTCGGCGGTGAGTACGATCATGGTGTCCTCGCCCCAGTTGCGGCGGACGGAATCGACGAGGCGACCGATCTCGGCATCGGCGAAGCGGGTCTCGGCGTCGTAGAGGTCGATCAGGGTCTCGCGTTCGTCGGGGGTCAGGTTTTCGGGGTCCTCAACCATCGTCCGACGGAGGCGCACCGCCTCGCGTTCGTCCACCGGGTCGAACCCCAGGGCGCGCTGGTGGCGCTCGGGTGGGAGGTAGGGGTGGTGGACGTCCATGTAGTGGACCCAACCGAATCGCGGCCCTTCGGACTGTTTTTCGGCCCACGCGAGTGCCTTGTCGGTGATCTCGTCGGCGCGGACGTAGGCCGAGCCGAAGGAGAGGCCGGCCTCCTTCTCGGCGGTGTCGACCGCGCCCGAGAGGAGTCGGTAGAGCGCGCCGTCCTCGTCGAGTCGGCTCTTGACGACCTGCTTGAGTCGTGCGAGCTGGGAGGGATCCGTTTTGGAATCGAAGAAGCGGTCGAAGCCGCGGTCGTAGCCGAACTCCGCCGAGAGATAGAGGTTCGAGTGAAAGCCGGCGGTGCGATAGGCATCGGGGAGCGCCTCGGGGAGGAGGGTCTGGTTTTCGGAGACCCGCTCGTAACCGCCGTACATCAGCGCCGTCGCGGAGGTCAGGATCGAGGGGAAGGAGGCGCGGGTCGCGCACGCGTGGGCGAACGCGTTCTCGAAGCGGTGGCCGCCGGCCGCGAGCGCGTCGATGGCCGGGGTCGTCTCGCGGCCGTAGCCGTAGCAGGAGAGGTGGTCGGCCCGGAGCGAGTCGACGGTGATGAACAGCACGTCTCGCATCGTTCGTTTCGAGTCCTCCCTACGGCTTTGAGTACCTTTCCCTCCGTCGTCGGTCGGGTTTTCGACGGACGAACTGGCTCGGTAGGAGGTCGGTGCGGTGGTGGTGTAGTGCGGGTGCGGTGGTGGTGCGGTTACGATACGGGATGCTGTGGCGCGCGCTCGCGACCGGTCCGAACGAGAGTGAGGGCCGGTCGCGGACACTGTGCGAGGGATGAGCACCGCAGGGAGCGGTGCGAGGTTCGACTGAAAGGAGAACCTCGATTGCGAACGGGGAACGAAGTGACCCGTGAGCGAAGCGAGCGAGGAGCGCAGTCGGCTGGGGAGGCGTGTGGCTGTCGTGGGGCGGTGCTGTGCGGTCTCTCGTTTGCGTCGGGTATTGCCATCGCCGCATCAGTCATCAACTATCCACCCGGTCGTCTGCGTCAAGCCCGAACGGAAAAGGCGTTAACCCACGCTCCTCGACAGCAAAACGAGAACCGTGCCGAAGACCGTCTCGCTCCCGCGCTCGCTCCAAACAGGCGGCGGCCCGCTCGTCTCGGTTGTCGTCCCGACCTACGGCGACGCCGAGTACCTCCCCGAGGCGCTCGAATCCATCGCGAACCAGACCCACCGAAATATCGAGATAATCGTCGTCGATAGTTCGGGCGTGGACTGGCTCCATGACCTCGCCGATCGGGTCGAGGGATTCGAGTACGTCGAACAGGAGCCGCGGGGGTTGGCGGCGGCGCGGAATCGAGGGCTCGACGCCGCGACGGGCGAGGTGGTCGGATTCCTCGATGCCGACGACCGGTGGTGTCCCGAGAAACTCGAAGCGCAGCTCGCGGCGCTCGACGCCGGTGCCGATATCGTCTACTCGGACGTCTCCCTCCTCGAAAGTGGGACGAAACGCTATCAGTCATCGTTGCCGATCGAGAACCCCGACACCCATCACATCGACTTCCTCTACGAGGGCGGCGTGCCGATGCCGACCGTCGTCGCCCGCCGGGAGTGCTTCGACGACCACCGTTTCGACGAGCGCCTGCCGGCCGTCGAGGACCGTCACCTCTGGGCTCGACTGTTCGCCCGCTATCGACCCGCCCGGGTGGCCGAACCGCTCGCGTGCTACGCCGTGCGCGAGGATTCGATGAGTTCGGACGCGGCGGTCATGTACGAATCCGAACTCGAAGTGATCGCGGACCTCTGCGACCGACTGCCGGAGCTCGAACCCCATCGCGCGGCACTCGAACGCAAGGCCGAGTACAAACACGGGAAACGGCTGCTTCGAGCCGGCGACGCCGCGGCTGCCCGTGCTCCGCTCCGGGCGGCGCTCTCGGGCGAGCGGTCCGATCCCCGGGTTCTCGCGCTGCTCGCGGTCTCGTACCTCCCGTTCGGTCACCACCGGGCGCTCCGCGCGCTCGAACACCTCCAGGAACGACGCCAGTAGGTTCTATTGCGCCGGTTCCCCGCGACCGACGACGCGTCTGAGAGCCTGCGCGTAGCCTTCGGCGATCCGCGCGTAATCGAACGCCTTGACGTACTCTCGGAAGGCCTCGACGTCGCGGTCGGGCGCTCGCCCTACCGCGCGGGCGACGCTCTCCGGGGTCGGGTCGCAGGCTTCGACGAACTCGCCGAATCGCTCCTCGACGCGACCGTGGAGCCCGACGGTCGGTAGCCCCGCGGCGGCGTATTCGAGCACCTTCAGGGTGTGCGGGTCGTCGACCAGCGCGATTCCCACGTCCGCCGCGTGGAGGTAGCCCGGAACCCGTTCGTGCGCGACGCTCCCGAGGAAGACGACGTTCTCACGCTCGGCGGCGGTCCGTTCGACCAGCCCTTCGAGCGACCCCGTGCCGAGCACTACGAGGGTCCAGTCGTCGAGGTGAGCCATCGCGCCGAGGAGGGCTTCGACGTGATAGATGGGTTCGAGCCCGCCGACGTAGACCGCGAGAGGTGTGTTCGGGTCGACGTCGGCATCCGCGAGGTGGCTCCGTGCGTCCGCGACGGCCTCTTCCTCGGGGTCGGCGAACGCGTCG
Encoded proteins:
- a CDS encoding glycosyltransferase family 2 protein — translated: MPKTVSLPRSLQTGGGPLVSVVVPTYGDAEYLPEALESIANQTHRNIEIIVVDSSGVDWLHDLADRVEGFEYVEQEPRGLAAARNRGLDAATGEVVGFLDADDRWCPEKLEAQLAALDAGADIVYSDVSLLESGTKRYQSSLPIENPDTHHIDFLYEGGVPMPTVVARRECFDDHRFDERLPAVEDRHLWARLFARYRPARVAEPLACYAVREDSMSSDAAVMYESELEVIADLCDRLPELEPHRAALERKAEYKHGKRLLRAGDAAAARAPLRAALSGERSDPRVLALLAVSYLPFGHHRALRALEHLQERRQ
- a CDS encoding sulfatase; amino-acid sequence: MRDVLFITVDSLRADHLSCYGYGRETTPAIDALAAGGHRFENAFAHACATRASFPSILTSATALMYGGYERVSENQTLLPEALPDAYRTAGFHSNLYLSAEFGYDRGFDRFFDSKTDPSQLARLKQVVKSRLDEDGALYRLLSGAVDTAEKEAGLSFGSAYVRADEITDKALAWAEKQSEGPRFGWVHYMDVHHPYLPPERHQRALGFDPVDEREAVRLRRTMVEDPENLTPDERETLIDLYDAETRFADAEIGRLVDSVRRNWGEDTMIVLTADHGEALGEHGEFGHSQTFFDEVLHVPLVVDPGTGANEPKTHDELVGLLDLTPTIVDYAGGTQSEAFHGHSLRPLLDGTGEWPREHVVGDWSAENTGEGEHRYAYRDRRWKYVERDGTGALYDLRSDPDEEADVAADHPDECERIEAILDDHRRTIVATDDDLSTVAMDETTKQRLRDLGYAE
- a CDS encoding glycosyltransferase, whose product is MAEDIENPIRVLWLTPDKPETISVGRRRIAEQLEARGFRVTLRGTTPRTSLASFRERATYDVVIGTTRAGAFAGAGLKLAGVPLVVDHVDPIRQFTETRDTALSLGVRLAENVAFRVADHTLYVYDEERPRVERYARAATETNLGVSFDAFADPEEEAVADARSHLADADVDPNTPLAVYVGGLEPIYHVEALLGAMAHLDDWTLVVLGTGSLEGLVERTAAERENVVFLGSVAHERVPGYLHAADVGIALVDDPHTLKVLEYAAAGLPTVGLHGRVEERFGEFVEACDPTPESVARAVGRAPDRDVEAFREYVKAFDYARIAEGYAQALRRVVGRGEPAQ